The Streptomyces sp. NBC_01275 genome has a segment encoding these proteins:
- a CDS encoding alpha-ketoacid dehydrogenase subunit beta: MAKVTMAQALNTALRDALREDERVLVFGEDVGPLGGVFRITDGLTRDFGEQRCFDTPLAEAGIVGLAVGMAMGGFRPVVEMQFDAFAYPAFEQIASHVAKLRNRTRGRLTLPMVIRIPYAGGIGGVEHHCDSSEAYYAHTPGLKVVTPATAEDAYWLLRDAVADPDPVVFLEPKKLYWSREDTDLERRAALPFGRAAIRREGRDATVVAYGPSVPVALAAAAAAAAEGIELEVVDLRTLVPYDDETVTASVRRTGRCLVVQEAQGFAGVGAEIAARVQERCFHSLAAPVLRVAGFDIPYPPPKLEHAHLPGVDRILDAVDRLQLTDEPDTRHLLKGAVA, encoded by the coding sequence ATGGCCAAGGTCACGATGGCGCAGGCGCTGAACACCGCTCTTCGCGACGCACTGCGCGAGGACGAGCGCGTACTCGTCTTCGGAGAGGACGTCGGCCCCCTCGGCGGTGTCTTCCGGATCACCGACGGACTGACACGCGACTTCGGCGAGCAGCGGTGCTTCGACACCCCGCTGGCCGAGGCCGGCATCGTCGGACTGGCCGTCGGCATGGCGATGGGCGGCTTCCGGCCCGTGGTGGAAATGCAGTTCGACGCCTTCGCGTACCCCGCCTTCGAGCAGATCGCCTCGCACGTCGCCAAGCTGCGCAACCGCACCCGGGGACGCCTCACGCTGCCGATGGTGATCCGCATCCCGTACGCGGGCGGCATCGGCGGAGTCGAGCACCACTGCGACTCCAGCGAGGCGTACTACGCGCACACGCCGGGACTGAAGGTCGTCACCCCGGCGACGGCCGAGGACGCGTACTGGCTGCTGCGCGACGCCGTGGCCGACCCCGACCCGGTCGTCTTCCTGGAGCCGAAGAAGCTGTACTGGTCGAGGGAGGACACCGACCTGGAACGGCGCGCCGCGCTGCCCTTCGGACGGGCGGCGATCCGGCGGGAGGGCCGTGACGCCACGGTCGTCGCGTACGGGCCGTCGGTTCCGGTGGCCCTGGCCGCCGCGGCAGCCGCCGCGGCCGAGGGCATCGAACTCGAGGTCGTGGACCTGCGGACCCTGGTGCCCTACGACGACGAGACGGTCACGGCATCGGTACGCCGGACCGGGCGCTGCCTGGTCGTCCAGGAGGCCCAGGGCTTCGCGGGCGTCGGGGCGGAGATCGCCGCACGCGTGCAGGAGCGCTGCTTCCACTCACTGGCCGCACCTGTCCTGAGGGTCGCCGGCTTCGACATCCCTTATCCGCCGCCGAAGTTGGAGCACGCGCACCTGCCCGGCGTCGACCGGATCCTCGACGCCGTCGACCGCCTCCAGCTCACCGACGAGCCGGACACCCGGCACCTGCTGAAGGGAGCGGTCGCATGA
- a CDS encoding CaiB/BaiF CoA-transferase family protein → MKSTVTSENNADQDRPLSGVKVLDLSRVLAGPLCGALLGDLGAEVTKVEMPGAGDDSRHFAPHINGESSYFMMLNRGKRGITLNLKSDEGRDLLHRLVRDTDILIENYRPGVTARLGIDYDTLAAVNPRLVYVSISGFGQTGPLAHRPAYDHIIQAMGGIMSLTGWPGTGPTRVGESIGDVVAGMYGSYGALAALRQRDVTGHGQHVDVAMLDSVLSLLVVSLSQFTADGTEPERIGNRHPVSAPMDSFPARDGQVVLAVANDALFARLCKETGMPELLDDPRFATDAQRARHHAELRVLIENWTRGLTVDQAVSRLEAAGVPAGPIWSLKEALDSDHARQRQLLGTARHPVAGEVAVMRQPVRFSGAQPAAPAPAPVLGQHTDEVLAAALGLSPDEIAGLRARGAI, encoded by the coding sequence ATGAAGAGCACGGTGACGAGCGAGAACAACGCAGATCAGGACCGCCCGCTGTCCGGCGTCAAGGTCCTCGACCTCTCCCGGGTCCTGGCCGGTCCGCTCTGCGGGGCGCTGCTCGGTGACCTCGGAGCCGAGGTCACCAAGGTCGAGATGCCCGGCGCCGGCGACGACTCCCGGCACTTCGCCCCGCACATCAACGGCGAGAGCTCGTACTTCATGATGCTCAACCGGGGCAAACGCGGCATCACCCTCAACCTGAAGTCCGATGAGGGCCGCGACCTGCTGCACCGCCTGGTGCGCGACACGGACATCCTGATCGAGAACTACCGGCCCGGCGTCACCGCCCGCCTCGGCATCGACTACGACACCCTGGCCGCCGTCAACCCGCGCCTGGTGTACGTCAGCATCTCCGGCTTCGGCCAGACCGGACCACTCGCCCACCGCCCCGCCTACGACCACATCATCCAGGCCATGGGCGGCATCATGAGCCTCACCGGCTGGCCCGGCACCGGCCCGACCCGCGTCGGCGAGTCCATCGGCGACGTCGTCGCCGGGATGTACGGCTCGTACGGTGCCCTGGCCGCGCTCCGGCAACGCGACGTCACCGGGCACGGGCAGCACGTGGATGTCGCCATGCTCGACTCCGTGCTGTCCCTGCTAGTCGTGTCGCTGTCCCAGTTCACCGCCGACGGCACCGAACCCGAGCGGATCGGCAACCGTCATCCGGTCTCCGCCCCCATGGACAGCTTCCCCGCCCGCGACGGACAGGTCGTCCTCGCGGTCGCCAACGACGCCCTCTTCGCCCGTCTGTGCAAGGAGACCGGCATGCCCGAACTCCTCGACGACCCCCGCTTCGCCACGGACGCCCAGCGCGCCCGCCACCACGCCGAACTCCGGGTACTGATCGAGAACTGGACGCGTGGCCTGACGGTCGACCAGGCCGTGAGCCGGCTGGAGGCGGCGGGCGTACCGGCAGGTCCCATCTGGAGCCTCAAGGAGGCCCTGGACAGCGACCACGCGCGGCAGCGACAGCTGCTGGGCACCGCACGGCACCCGGTGGCCGGCGAGGTCGCCGTGATGCGACAGCCCGTCCGCTTCTCCGGAGCGCAGCCCGCCGCCCCCGCACCCGCGCCGGTCCTCGGGCAGCACACGGACGAGGTGCTGGCCGCCGCGCTCGGGCTGAGCCCCGACGAGATCGCGGGCCTGCGCGCCCGTGGCGCGATCTGA
- a CDS encoding caspase family protein: MKLADPEKSCAVLIGASAYGDPGLNELPAVTNNVTRLGELLMDHDVWGLPEERCIRVPEPKTLVELLDPIHEAARAATDTLFVYFAGHGLIHPTDINTLLLALPTTNPPRPYTAVDFAQVRAVVRSSAPDVNRLVVLDCCYAGRAFDGGMNGSSDEVILAQQARIGGRTCSPHAPPPGKL; the protein is encoded by the coding sequence GTGAAGTTGGCCGATCCCGAGAAGTCGTGCGCCGTACTGATTGGCGCCTCGGCGTACGGCGACCCCGGGCTGAATGAGCTCCCGGCCGTGACGAACAACGTCACTCGGCTCGGCGAATTATTGATGGACCACGACGTCTGGGGGCTGCCCGAGGAACGCTGCATCCGTGTGCCGGAGCCAAAGACGCTCGTGGAGTTGTTGGATCCGATCCACGAAGCCGCCCGAGCGGCGACGGACACCCTGTTCGTGTACTTCGCGGGACACGGACTCATCCACCCCACCGATATCAACACGTTGCTGCTCGCGCTGCCGACCACGAACCCGCCCCGCCCGTACACCGCTGTGGACTTCGCCCAAGTGCGGGCCGTGGTGCGGTCCTCTGCGCCTGACGTCAACCGACTGGTTGTGCTGGACTGCTGCTATGCCGGTCGTGCGTTTGACGGAGGCATGAACGGCTCCAGTGACGAAGTCATACTGGCTCAACAGGCTCGGATCGGCGGGCGTACCTGCTCACCGCATGCTCCGCCACCAGGCAAGCTCTAG
- a CDS encoding aldehyde dehydrogenase family protein produces MRPSPYERHRELLQEAVRALAAGECRRPFTEATGQDAADAGMRSTRTAGKVFGSLLGRPFDLDQPGELGQVATESSPYGTGTYGMGIGYPRCDPAALVAAAGRAAAGWRAAGPYQRAGLAVEILRRLNTRSHELALAVHHTTGQPPEAAFRAAGPRAQDRALEAVAHAFAESARVPADLSWESPRRRGQPPAMRGTCTLVPRGVSLLIGCPDYPLWNGYPGLFASLVTGNPVIVAPHPRSVLPLAITVRVARQVLAEAGHAPDIVTLAVAEPEERLHRRLATDPAVRIVDFTGSARFADWLEQHARQATVFANRTGLNTVIVDSTENYRDLVRGLARSLCLCSGTFRTTPQNILVPTTGIVTDEGHRSLRDFGADIREAVDRLLGHPARVTRLLGAITGNEVRAALAQAAQYGAVLSASRPLYHPDHPGADLRSPLLVRLGARDERIYAREWPGPVSFLVGTDSTSHSLALFRSTVGRHGAPYAAVHSTDPLVLAVAESAALDAGVHLVQNLADDFPADPSSAGADLPAAGAHFVTGRFRVVRSRRHAAPAAPAPAAGPTPVPIRVAVSAPVLMAEPARVPVPDVGSATELHV; encoded by the coding sequence ATGCGTCCCAGTCCCTATGAGCGGCATCGTGAGCTGCTACAGGAGGCCGTACGGGCCCTCGCGGCCGGTGAATGCCGTCGGCCCTTCACGGAGGCGACCGGGCAGGATGCCGCCGACGCGGGCATGAGATCGACGCGAACGGCGGGGAAGGTCTTCGGCTCCCTGCTGGGACGGCCTTTCGACCTCGACCAGCCCGGAGAACTCGGCCAGGTGGCCACCGAGTCCTCCCCGTACGGCACAGGCACGTACGGCATGGGCATCGGCTACCCGCGCTGCGACCCCGCGGCGCTGGTGGCGGCGGCCGGGCGGGCGGCGGCCGGATGGCGTGCCGCCGGGCCGTACCAACGTGCCGGGCTGGCCGTGGAGATACTGCGCCGGCTGAACACGCGCAGTCATGAGCTGGCCCTTGCGGTGCACCACACCACCGGCCAGCCGCCGGAGGCGGCGTTCCGGGCCGCCGGGCCGCGCGCCCAGGACCGCGCGCTGGAGGCTGTGGCCCATGCCTTCGCCGAGTCGGCGCGCGTCCCTGCGGACCTGAGTTGGGAGAGCCCCCGACGCAGGGGGCAACCGCCGGCGATGCGGGGCACCTGCACCCTGGTGCCCCGGGGAGTGTCGCTGCTCATCGGCTGCCCCGACTATCCGCTCTGGAACGGCTATCCGGGCCTGTTCGCCAGCCTGGTGACCGGAAATCCCGTGATCGTGGCCCCGCATCCGCGCTCCGTGCTGCCCCTGGCGATCACTGTTCGCGTCGCACGGCAGGTGCTGGCGGAGGCCGGGCACGCCCCGGACATCGTGACCCTGGCGGTGGCGGAACCGGAGGAACGGCTGCACCGGCGGCTGGCCACGGACCCGGCGGTGCGCATTGTCGACTTCACAGGCTCGGCGCGGTTCGCCGACTGGCTGGAGCAACACGCCCGCCAGGCCACCGTGTTCGCCAACCGGACCGGCCTGAACACCGTGATCGTCGACTCCACCGAGAACTACCGGGATCTGGTGCGAGGCCTCGCCCGTTCCCTGTGCCTGTGCAGCGGCACGTTCCGCACCACGCCGCAGAACATCCTGGTGCCGACGACGGGCATCGTGACCGACGAGGGGCACAGGAGCCTCAGGGATTTCGGCGCCGACATCCGCGAGGCCGTGGACCGGCTGCTCGGGCATCCGGCACGTGTGACGAGGCTGCTGGGCGCGATCACCGGCAACGAGGTGCGGGCCGCACTGGCGCAGGCCGCCCAGTACGGTGCGGTGCTGTCCGCGTCCCGGCCCCTGTACCACCCGGACCATCCCGGCGCCGATCTGCGCAGCCCGCTGCTCGTCCGGCTGGGAGCGCGGGACGAGCGGATCTACGCCAGGGAGTGGCCGGGTCCGGTCTCGTTCCTGGTGGGCACCGACTCGACCTCGCACAGCCTGGCGCTGTTCCGCTCCACCGTGGGACGCCACGGAGCACCGTACGCCGCGGTGCACTCGACCGACCCGCTGGTACTGGCGGTCGCCGAGTCGGCGGCGCTGGACGCCGGAGTGCATCTGGTGCAGAACCTCGCGGACGACTTTCCCGCCGATCCCTCCTCGGCCGGCGCGGACCTGCCCGCCGCGGGTGCCCACTTCGTCACGGGACGGTTCCGGGTGGTGCGGTCCCGGCGGCACGCCGCGCCGGCGGCCCCGGCTCCGGCTGCGGGGCCGACCCCGGTCCCGATCCGGGTGGCGGTCTCTGCGCCGGTCCTGATGGCGGAGCCGGCTCGCGTTCCGGTGCCGGACGTCGGCTCCGCCACCGAACTGCACGTCTGA
- the hisC gene encoding histidinol-phosphate transaminase, producing the protein MVSVRSSLAQLPPYVPGRKLPGAVVLASNESPYGLLPGVAGTLSELAAGVSRYPDMSATSLVQVLAAHHGVELERIAVGAGSSEVCGQLLHSVVGPGDEVVFGWRSFEAYPILTAVAGGTAVRVPLRDHALDLDAMATAITGRTRLVFVCNPNNPTSTAVGERALSDFADRVPDDVLIVVDEAYREYADPALVPDALALLGDRPNVVVLRTFSKAYGLAGLRVGYCVAPPELTAHVRKTQVPFSVSALAQEAAVVALGERAEAARRAALTVAERERVTLRLRALGFEVPDSQANFVWLPLGDDSADFAVHCLDGKVVVRPFLGEGVRVTIGLPEENDALLALAAAWRG; encoded by the coding sequence ATGGTGAGTGTCCGTTCGTCCTTGGCGCAGTTGCCCCCCTACGTCCCTGGCCGCAAGCTGCCCGGTGCGGTCGTGCTGGCCAGCAACGAATCCCCTTACGGGCTGCTGCCCGGGGTTGCCGGAACGCTCTCGGAGCTGGCCGCAGGCGTGTCGCGGTACCCCGACATGAGCGCCACCTCACTCGTCCAGGTCCTGGCCGCGCACCACGGTGTCGAGCTGGAGCGGATCGCGGTGGGCGCCGGCTCCTCCGAGGTCTGCGGACAGCTGCTGCACTCGGTCGTCGGCCCCGGCGACGAGGTCGTCTTCGGCTGGCGGTCCTTCGAGGCGTACCCCATCCTCACGGCGGTCGCCGGCGGTACGGCGGTGCGGGTTCCGTTGCGGGACCACGCGCTGGACCTCGACGCCATGGCCACGGCGATCACCGGCCGGACCCGGCTGGTCTTCGTCTGCAACCCCAACAACCCCACCTCCACCGCGGTCGGCGAGCGCGCGCTCAGTGACTTCGCGGACCGGGTTCCGGACGACGTGCTGATCGTCGTCGACGAGGCCTACCGGGAGTACGCCGATCCGGCCCTGGTCCCCGACGCCCTCGCCCTGCTCGGCGACCGGCCGAACGTGGTGGTGCTGCGGACCTTCTCCAAGGCGTACGGCCTGGCGGGACTGCGCGTCGGCTACTGCGTGGCGCCGCCGGAGCTCACCGCCCATGTACGCAAGACCCAAGTGCCGTTCAGCGTCAGCGCGCTTGCCCAGGAGGCCGCCGTCGTCGCCCTCGGGGAGCGCGCGGAGGCAGCCCGCCGTGCGGCACTCACAGTCGCCGAACGGGAGCGCGTCACCCTGCGGTTGCGCGCGCTCGGCTTCGAAGTGCCGGACTCCCAGGCCAACTTCGTCTGGCTGCCGCTCGGAGACGACAGCGCGGACTTCGCCGTGCACTGCCTCGACGGGAAGGTCGTCGTCCGTCCGTTCCTCGGTGAAGGAGTCCGGGTGACCATCGGTCTGCCGGAGGAGAACGACGCCCTGCTCGCGCTGGCCGCTGCCTGGAGAGGCTGA
- the hutU gene encoding urocanate hydratase codes for MSGPRTVRAPRGSSLSAQGWQQEAALRMLQNNLDPEVAEHPDKLVVYGGTGKAARDWRSFDAMVRTLRTLKQDETMLVQSGRPVGVMQTHEWAPRVLIANSNLVGDWANWEEFRRLEALGLTMYGQMTAGSWIYIGTQGILQGTYETFAAVAAKKFGGTLAGTITLTAGLGGMGGAQPLAVTMNDGVAICIDVDPRAIERRIEHRYLDVKADSLEHALQLAVEARDARRPLSIGLLGNAAELLPRMLAEGAPIDIVTDQTSAHDPLAYLPVGVDFDDMADAAAKDPAGFTTRARESMARHVEAMVGFMDAGAEVFDYGNSIRGEAQLAGYGRAFAFPGFVPAYIRPLFSEGKGPFRWAALSGEASDIHKTDKAILELFPENESLHRWIKMAGERVHFQGLPARICWLGYGERDKAGERFNDMVASGELAAPLAIGRDHLDSGSVASPYRETEAMLDGSDAIADWPLLNAMVNVASGASWVSIHHGGGVGMGRSIHAGQVSVADGTALAGEKLRRVLTNDPGMGVIRHVDAGYDIAETVADERGVRVPMREGV; via the coding sequence ATTTCTGGACCGAGGACCGTGCGCGCTCCCCGCGGGAGCTCGCTCAGCGCGCAGGGCTGGCAGCAGGAGGCGGCGCTGCGGATGCTGCAGAACAACCTGGATCCGGAAGTCGCCGAGCACCCCGACAAGCTCGTCGTCTACGGCGGCACGGGAAAGGCGGCGCGGGACTGGCGGTCGTTCGACGCGATGGTCCGCACCCTGCGGACCCTGAAGCAGGACGAGACGATGCTGGTGCAGTCCGGCCGTCCGGTGGGGGTGATGCAGACCCACGAGTGGGCCCCGCGCGTCCTGATCGCCAACTCCAACCTCGTCGGCGACTGGGCCAACTGGGAGGAGTTCCGCCGTCTGGAGGCCCTCGGCCTGACCATGTACGGCCAGATGACCGCCGGCTCCTGGATCTACATCGGCACCCAGGGCATCCTCCAGGGCACCTACGAGACCTTCGCCGCCGTCGCCGCGAAGAAGTTCGGCGGCACCCTCGCGGGCACGATCACGCTGACGGCCGGCCTCGGCGGCATGGGCGGCGCCCAGCCCCTCGCCGTGACGATGAACGACGGCGTCGCGATCTGCATCGACGTCGACCCGCGCGCCATCGAGCGCCGTATCGAGCACCGCTACCTCGACGTGAAGGCCGACTCCCTGGAGCACGCCCTGCAGCTCGCCGTCGAGGCCCGCGACGCCCGCCGCCCGCTCTCCATCGGCCTGCTGGGCAACGCCGCCGAGCTGCTCCCGCGCATGCTCGCCGAAGGCGCCCCCATCGACATCGTGACCGACCAGACCTCGGCCCACGACCCCCTCGCCTACCTCCCCGTCGGCGTCGACTTCGACGACATGGCAGACGCGGCCGCCAAGGACCCGGCGGGCTTCACCACCCGCGCCCGTGAGTCCATGGCCAGGCACGTCGAGGCGATGGTCGGCTTCATGGACGCCGGCGCCGAGGTCTTCGACTACGGCAACTCGATCCGGGGCGAGGCCCAACTCGCCGGATACGGGCGGGCGTTCGCCTTCCCCGGCTTCGTGCCCGCCTACATCCGGCCGCTGTTCAGCGAGGGCAAGGGGCCCTTCCGCTGGGCCGCCCTGTCCGGTGAGGCCTCCGACATCCACAAGACCGACAAGGCGATCCTGGAGCTCTTCCCGGAGAACGAGTCCCTGCACCGCTGGATCAAGATGGCCGGCGAGCGCGTCCACTTCCAGGGCCTGCCCGCCCGTATCTGCTGGCTCGGCTACGGCGAGCGGGACAAGGCCGGCGAGCGGTTCAACGACATGGTCGCCAGTGGTGAGCTGGCCGCCCCGCTCGCCATCGGCCGCGACCACCTCGACTCGGGCTCCGTCGCCTCCCCGTACCGCGAGACCGAAGCCATGCTCGACGGCTCCGACGCGATCGCCGACTGGCCGCTGCTCAACGCCATGGTCAACGTGGCCTCCGGCGCGTCCTGGGTCTCCATCCACCACGGCGGCGGCGTCGGCATGGGGCGCTCCATCCACGCCGGCCAGGTCTCCGTCGCCGACGGCACCGCACTCGCCGGCGAGAAGCTGCGCCGCGTGCTGACCAACGACCCAGGCATGGGCGTCATCCGCCACGTCGACGCCGGCTACGACATCGCGGAGACGGTCGCCGACGAGCGGGGCGTCCGGGTGCCTATGCGCGAAGGCGTCTGA
- a CDS encoding 3-hydroxyacyl-CoA dehydrogenase family protein — protein MPEKKLPTVAVIGAGTMGAGIAQVFARAGCRVALWSRSEATLDAARALVPDEVLCTRSLPEALDGADVVSENVAEVVALKQDVLASIEAAVTPDCLLTTNTSSVPITLLGTALDDPGRFLGMHWFNPAPVMPLVELVAGEATTATAMERAESLTRRLGKLPVVVRADVPGFVVNRIQYAVLREVLHLVESGVTSVADADLAVRTTLAPRWAACGPLELMDLAGLDVVEQVSAILMPELSRSAEVPESVRKLVAEGALGAKSGRGFYEWPGERADRVKAHRDAVVRQLTHDG, from the coding sequence ATGCCGGAGAAGAAACTGCCCACCGTGGCGGTGATCGGCGCCGGGACCATGGGCGCGGGCATCGCCCAGGTCTTCGCCCGAGCGGGCTGCCGGGTCGCCCTGTGGTCCCGCAGCGAAGCCACCCTGGACGCCGCGCGCGCTCTCGTCCCGGACGAGGTCCTCTGCACGCGTTCGCTGCCGGAGGCGCTGGACGGCGCGGACGTGGTGAGCGAGAACGTCGCCGAAGTGGTCGCCCTCAAGCAGGACGTCCTCGCCTCGATCGAGGCCGCGGTGACACCGGACTGCCTGCTCACCACCAACACCTCCAGCGTGCCGATCACCCTGCTGGGCACGGCACTTGACGATCCCGGCCGGTTCCTCGGCATGCACTGGTTCAATCCCGCGCCGGTCATGCCGCTCGTCGAACTCGTCGCCGGCGAGGCCACCACCGCGACGGCGATGGAGCGCGCCGAGTCGCTGACCCGGCGGCTCGGCAAGCTGCCCGTCGTCGTACGGGCGGATGTCCCCGGCTTCGTCGTCAACCGTATCCAGTACGCGGTGCTGCGCGAGGTGCTGCACCTGGTGGAGTCGGGCGTGACCTCCGTGGCGGACGCCGACCTGGCGGTCCGTACGACGCTCGCCCCACGCTGGGCGGCCTGCGGCCCACTGGAGCTGATGGACCTGGCCGGGCTGGACGTGGTCGAGCAGGTGTCGGCGATCCTGATGCCCGAGCTGAGCCGCTCGGCCGAAGTGCCGGAGTCCGTGAGGAAACTGGTGGCCGAAGGCGCTCTGGGCGCCAAGTCGGGACGCGGCTTCTACGAGTGGCCCGGCGAACGGGCCGACCGGGTCAAGGCCCACCGGGACGCCGTCGTCAGGCAGTTGACCCACGATGGCTGA
- a CDS encoding enoyl-CoA hydratase-related protein — MADGTGTILTRTEDAVGHVRLHRPEAANALSRAMMTALLDAVRAWDADPDVRCVVISGTERLFAAGADIADLAELSESGPVGTYLDDFSDLWEALYATRIPLVAAVNGHVLGGGCELAMICDLVIASDTARFGQPELRLGAIPGAGGTQRLVRAVGKALAMDMILTGRTITAPEALAAGLVSRVVPPDQLDRTAHDTARTIAAHPATAVRLAKEAVLTAFETPLSVGIRTERRLAALNSSTDDHTQGLRAFLDKRRSNER; from the coding sequence ATGGCTGACGGCACCGGCACCATTCTGACCCGTACTGAGGACGCGGTCGGCCACGTCCGCCTCCACCGCCCCGAAGCGGCCAACGCGTTGAGCCGCGCCATGATGACGGCTCTGCTGGACGCCGTACGCGCCTGGGACGCCGACCCCGACGTCCGCTGCGTCGTCATCAGCGGCACGGAACGCCTCTTCGCGGCCGGCGCCGACATCGCCGACCTGGCGGAACTCTCGGAGTCCGGCCCGGTCGGCACGTACCTCGATGATTTCAGCGACCTGTGGGAGGCCCTGTACGCCACCCGCATCCCTCTCGTCGCGGCGGTCAACGGCCATGTCCTGGGCGGCGGCTGCGAACTCGCCATGATCTGCGACCTCGTCATCGCCTCGGACACCGCCCGCTTCGGCCAGCCCGAGCTGCGTCTCGGTGCGATCCCCGGTGCGGGCGGCACCCAACGCCTCGTCCGCGCGGTCGGCAAGGCCCTCGCGATGGACATGATCCTCACCGGCCGCACCATCACCGCCCCCGAAGCCCTCGCCGCCGGCCTCGTCAGCCGCGTCGTACCCCCCGACCAGCTCGACCGCACAGCCCACGACACGGCCCGCACCATCGCCGCCCACCCCGCGACCGCGGTCCGACTGGCGAAGGAGGCGGTGCTGACGGCCTTCGAGACGCCCCTCTCTGTCGGCATCCGCACCGAACGCCGCCTGGCCGCCCTCAACTCCTCCACCGACGACCACACCCAAGGCCTGCGGGCCTTCCTCGACAAGCGCCGGAGCAACGAACGATGA
- a CDS encoding Lrp/AsnC family transcriptional regulator, producing the protein MSEETSPAGSVPGRTAVPLDDIDRQILARLLRDGRVSVRALAEDVHISRANAYTRIGRLVAEEVITGFTAQLNPQRAGLGTSAYVTLTIEQNAWRDISRELRDMPYVEHVALVTGDFDVLVLVRAPDNLALRRVVLESIQAVPGVRSTRTWLVFDEVRGRGADWTA; encoded by the coding sequence GTGTCCGAGGAAACCTCACCGGCGGGGTCGGTGCCCGGACGAACTGCCGTTCCGCTCGACGACATCGACCGGCAGATCCTGGCCCGGCTGCTCAGGGACGGCCGGGTCTCGGTCCGGGCGCTCGCGGAGGACGTGCACATCTCACGCGCCAACGCGTACACACGCATCGGCCGACTGGTGGCCGAGGAGGTCATCACCGGCTTCACCGCGCAGCTCAATCCACAGCGGGCGGGACTCGGCACGAGCGCCTACGTGACGCTGACCATCGAGCAGAACGCCTGGCGTGACATCTCGCGCGAGCTGCGCGACATGCCGTACGTCGAGCATGTCGCCCTCGTCACGGGCGACTTCGACGTCCTGGTGCTGGTCCGTGCACCGGACAACCTGGCGCTGCGCCGGGTCGTGCTGGAGAGCATCCAGGCGGTGCCGGGGGTGCGCTCGACCCGCACCTGGCTGGTCTTCGACGAGGTGCGGGGCCGCGGAGCCGACTGGACGGCGTGA
- the pdhA gene encoding pyruvate dehydrogenase (acetyl-transferring) E1 component subunit alpha, which yields MSVKSLRQTVQGLLPSLTPVRFVAEDGTPVAKVPAGYTEPPVETLRDAYRRMVLGRRFDTQATALTKQGRLAVYPSSRGQEACQVGAVLALRPDDWLFPTYRDSMALVARGIDPLEVLTLLRGDWHCGYDPAATRVAPQCTPLATQVLHATGMAESLRRKGGDGVAMALVGDGATSEGDFHEALNFAAVFRAPVVFFVQNNKYAISVPLARQTAAPALAYKGIGHGVRCEQVDGNDLVAVLAVLTAAVEHARAGHGPFLVEAHTYRMDAHTNADDATRYRDDEEVERWSAADPLSRLEALLRARGALTDEDVAAVREEAEALAAELRAGMNAETVPDPLELFDHVYAEPTPQLREQRALLAAELAELAEADEPTTFQTQED from the coding sequence ATGTCCGTGAAGAGCCTCCGACAGACGGTCCAGGGCCTCCTGCCGTCCCTCACGCCGGTGCGGTTCGTGGCCGAGGACGGCACTCCGGTGGCCAAGGTGCCGGCCGGATACACCGAGCCCCCGGTCGAGACCCTCCGCGACGCCTACCGGCGGATGGTCCTGGGTCGCCGCTTCGACACCCAGGCGACCGCGCTCACCAAGCAGGGGCGGCTCGCGGTCTACCCGTCCAGCCGGGGCCAGGAGGCATGTCAGGTCGGTGCCGTGCTCGCGCTGCGCCCCGACGACTGGCTCTTCCCGACCTACCGGGACTCCATGGCCCTGGTCGCCCGTGGCATCGACCCCCTCGAGGTGCTGACGCTGCTGCGCGGCGACTGGCACTGCGGCTACGACCCGGCCGCCACCCGCGTCGCCCCCCAGTGCACCCCGCTGGCCACCCAGGTGCTGCACGCCACCGGCATGGCGGAGTCGTTGCGCCGGAAGGGCGGGGACGGCGTGGCGATGGCTCTCGTCGGGGACGGCGCCACCAGCGAGGGCGACTTCCACGAGGCGCTGAACTTCGCTGCCGTCTTCCGTGCGCCGGTCGTCTTCTTCGTCCAGAACAACAAGTACGCGATCTCCGTGCCGCTGGCCCGGCAGACCGCGGCGCCCGCCCTCGCGTACAAGGGAATCGGCCACGGTGTGCGCTGCGAGCAGGTCGACGGCAACGACCTGGTCGCCGTGCTGGCGGTGCTGACCGCGGCCGTCGAACATGCCCGCGCCGGGCACGGCCCCTTCCTGGTCGAGGCGCACACCTATCGCATGGACGCGCACACCAACGCCGACGACGCCACCCGCTACCGGGACGACGAGGAGGTCGAGCGGTGGAGCGCAGCCGACCCGCTCAGCCGGCTGGAGGCACTCCTGCGGGCCCGTGGCGCGCTCACCGACGAGGACGTCGCGGCGGTGCGGGAGGAGGCGGAGGCACTGGCCGCCGAACTGCGCGCCGGCATGAACGCGGAAACCGTCCCGGACCCACTGGAGCTCTTCGACCACGTCTACGCCGAGCCGACGCCGCAACTACGCGAACAGCGCGCCTTGTTGGCCGCCGAGCTGGCCGAGCTCGCCGAAGCCGACGAACCCACCACGTTTCAGACTCAGGAGGACTGA